CCCACGAATCCGGCCATTCGCGCTGGCTGCCGCTGTCCACGCTGACCGGTGCAGCCTTCATCTACGTGGCGCAACTACTTGCGGAATGACCAAGGAGTAGGGGCGGTTCGTGAACCGCCCCTCCGTTCGTTTCCGCCCTCCTGTTCCCGTTCGCGTCGAGGTATGCCATAGTTCCCCAAGATTTTCTTGGACCGTCAACCCAAGGTGAGGTGAACAATGGAACTCGACGCGTATCGCCAGACGTTACAGCCTATCGAAACCAAGTTGCTCGGTTTCCTCCGTACTTTCGAAAAGTTGCAGGAGGAGATCCAGTTCGCTCAGGTCAGTGGCGCTCAGCAGCAACTACAAGCCGCTGCCGCCGGACTCTTCCCCCAGCTTACGACAGAGCTTGCCGCCCTGACTCCTCCCGAGGCGCAGCGAGAATTTCATGCGCAATTGTCGGAGGCCGCAGCGGCGCTCTCCGACTCTTACCAACTTTTTCTGGGCGGGTCGGGGAGGCAATTCGCCGAAGCCTTCCTTAATAGTCGCAACCGGCTCTGTCGCGCCTTGTACGTGCTCTACGAGGTGAGAGCCGAGCTTCCCGGCCTTGCCGCATACTGGGTGTTGCCGGAAACGCTGCCGCGCCTCGCTGCACTGGAAACGCGACCTGCCGGTGTTGAGGCTCCTGTCGGATTCTTTCAGCAGCCGCGCACCGAACGGCATATGCAGTACACGCTCTACGTTCCCGAAGCGTACTCGCCCGAGCAGAGTTGGCCGCTGATTGTGTGTTTGCATGGCGGCTATGGGCGTGGGGACGAATACATTTGGACGTGGCTGCGGCCGGCGAAGAGCAACGGGTATCTGCTGCTCTCGCCGAAGTCCGCCGGACCGACGTGGTCCGTGCTCAATCCGCCCCTCGACGTGGTCTCCATTCAGGCGATGGTCGAGGAAGTGTGCGCCGCGTACGCGGTCGATCGGAAGCGTGTGTTTCTCACCGGACTCTCGGACGGCGGGACGTTTACCTATTTGGCGGGCCTATCGTGTCCGGAACTCTTTGCCGGGGCGGCGGTGATTGCCGGAGACCTCAATCCGACGACAGATCCCCTCTTGCGGCGGAAGCAGGGCATCGCCTTGCCCTTAGCCGTGATTCATGGAGTGAAGGACTTCATTTTCGACGTGCGCTCCGTGCGGCAATCCTGCGACTTGCTCAAGCATATTGGCTACCAGGTCGCGTATACCGAATTGCCCGAGTGGGGGCATGCGCTGACCTATTCCATCAATGAACGGCTGGTGCTGCCCTGGTTCGAGAGTCTGAGGTGAGGTCCCAGCAGAGGACAAGAAGCGGCGCGCCACAGTCCATAAATGCCCTGAGCCCGCATTCGTTTAACCTTGCGTCCGCACCAACGCGGCGCTAAGCGGCTGCTTGCACAGTACGGGGATCGTCTGGTATGTGTACGACACCGCTACGATACGGAACAAAAGAAATGGGGGAAGACCGTCGAACTCATTATCGAGGAGCGCGGGTGGGAACCGCGCGTACCGTTACCCGCTGCCGACCACATCATGCAGGTCCGCGTGGCAGGTGGAGAACTGGACCTGCGACGACAGGTAAAGGCGGCGGGAGGCAAGTGGCGACCCCAGCAGCAGGTCTGGGAGTTGCGTTACGACCAAATCGTAGCCTTAGGGTTAATCGGACGGATCGTGGAAAATCAGCAAGGCACTACAGGTACAGACCTGAAGTAAGTAGGCAAGGCACTACCTATAGCGACCCAGGGCAGGCATCACCTGTAGAGACAAGCACTACGTATAGAGCCTTGTCTGTCTCTGTAGAGCCCAGCAAGTCGTCTAATTCAAGTTCGCCTGCGGTGAGATGAAAGTGCGATTATTGCTCATCATTTTTACTATTCTCCTACTGGGGGCAACGACTCCAGAAGGGATACATCATGAAAAGCTCAACCAAGGTGATGCCGCACAGCATGAGTCCCACTCCAGAAATCTTGAACCCACGACAACGCAGGCTGTCGCCCCATATCCCGAGACCAAGACCACTCCACGGAACGAAGAGGTAGACGAAGAAAAACAGATAAACCGAGCCGCCCTCGAGGCGAATGAAAAAACAGCGAACGAAACGCAACGGGTGGCTGACTACACTGATACCTTGGCAACTTTCACAAAAGCCCTTGCGGGCATTGGAGCCGCTCAAGCCATGCTTTTCGTATGGCAACTCTTCCTGATTCGCCGATCCACGCAGTCTGCTGAAACTGCCGCCCGCGCTGCTCAGCAAGACGCCGAAGCGACTGTGCTGGCTCAACGGGCTTACTTGAATGCTTCCCCCTGCCCCCCACAGCCCGGCATGATCGAAGTGAAAATTCAGAACTACGGGGAGACCCCTGCCTCTATCACGGCTATTGCTATGCAAATTGACGCGACGCTGCCGAGCGCCTCGGTCAATCTCATTCCCGACAAGGACTTCGCTGGACATTACTTGGTCAAAACGGAATGGTTCTTTCATGAAGTCGGTATTCCCGAAAACCTCAGAGGCGTCTCTTACTTTCTGTTCGGGTACGTGGAATACATGACCGCCTTCGATGAATGTCGCCGCCTGAGCTTCGCTCGGCAGTACGACCAGGAAGGGAAGCGCTTTATCTTCATCGCCAAAGGCGGATGGAACCATGACTGCCCATGTGAAGGCAAGGATTAAGACCAGGCGAACTAAGCGTTCGAGGGGAGCGCGGCCCGTGTGCGGTTCCGTCGTATCCGAGGCGGGACGGTCAGGCCGCGCCCCCTCAACTGGAGCGCTGAGTCTTACACACAACTCTGAAGCGTGGGGCCAAAGCCGCTATACTGTGGGCTACTACGACTTTTGAGAGGTGCTGCGCGATGAGCTGGGTAGCGAACGAAGTGGCCGGGTGTCGGCTGAAAGATCAACGGTTACAGCAGCGTTTAGCAGTGATTGTGGAGCGGTTAGGCGCAAAGCCGACCGCCAGTATCCCTGCGGCGTGCCGGGGGTGGGGTGAGACGCAGGCAACATATCGTTTTCTCAGTAACGAACGAATTAAGGCAGAGGAGATGCTTGAGGGCCATGGCCAAGCGACGGTCAAGCGCATTGCGGCGGAGCCGGTGGTGTTGATCGTACAAGACACGACGTTTCTGGAATACATTAAAGATGTCGTGGGCAAAGGGATGGGGACGCTACGGGAGACGAGCCGCGACGAACAT
This genomic stretch from Deltaproteobacteria bacterium harbors:
- a CDS encoding transposase; this translates as MSWVANEVAGCRLKDQRLQQRLAVIVERLGAKPTASIPAACRGWGETQATYRFLSNERIKAEEMLEGHGQATVKRIAAEPVVLIVQDTTFLEYIKDVVGKGMGTLRETSRDEH